The genomic region CTCCTGGCCGGTGCCGGTGTAGCCGGGACCCTCGACGTGGAAGGTCGAGCGCAGCAGGCTGGCCCCGAAGTCCTTGCGGAAGAAGCCGACCTGGCGCTGGCCCTCGTCGAGCACGTCGTAGCCGGCGTTGAGGTCGACGCGCTTGCGGGCCTTGAAGCTGAAGACCGGCCGGGCCCTGGACTCGTCGGCGTAGAAGGTGACCTCCTCCTTGAAGGCCAGCCGCTTCTGCTGGGCCAGGCCCATCAGCCGGCCCTCCGCCCCGTCGGGCTCGGCGGCGACGAGCTCGTAGCGGTTGGTGGTCATCGCCAGCTTCTGCTTGACGTAGAAGCTGGGGAGGTACATCTCCGCGGTCATGGCCCGAACCTACGCCCGAGCGGTCACTTTCTAACCACCGACCAGTCACTTCCGCACCCACGGGTCCGGACGCCGCAGACTGGTCCCGTGGTCTGGTCCGTGCTGACGCTGCTGTTCCTGGTCGAGCTGCTCGCCTGGGCGGCGTACGGCGTGCTCGGCTGGGCGCTGTCGCCCGGGTGGCTGTGGGTGTGGCTGCTGCCGCTGCTCGTGGTCTCCCTGTGGGCAGCGACCGCCTCGCCGAGGGCCCGGTGGCGCGGCGCCGTGCTGACCCCCGTCGTCAAGCTGCTCGCCTTCACCGGTGCCGTGCTCGCCCTGGTCGGCACCGGGCACCCTGTGGCCGGTGGCGTGCTCGGTGTCCTCGCGACCGCCGTGCACCTGGCTGCGCGCCGACCCGACGTACGGGCTCGACTGGAGCAGATCAGCACCCCGGATGGGGTGCGGGACTGACCGCTCGGTGGTGAAGAAGTGACTGCTCGTGCCCTCAGGCCTCGGCGAGGCGGGCGACCTCCTCCTCGGCCACGGCGGGGTCGAGCTTGGTGAAGACCGGGGTGGGCTTGTCGACGGGGGTGCCGACCACGATCGGGTGGCGCTGCCAGGACGGCGCGGTGGTGTAGTCGCCGGTGATCACCGGGTAGCCGGGGCCGCCGTCGAGGTCCTCGACCTCCTCGATGCGCGGCATCGGGGCCACCTCGCCGGCGCCGCCGAGGGCCCGGTCGACGGCGTTGGCCGAGAACGGCAGGAACGGCGCCAGCACCAGGTTGAGGTCGGCGACGCACTGGGCGACCACGTGCAGGATCGTGGCCAGCCGCTCGCGCTGGTCCTCACCCTTGAGCTTCCACGGCTCGGAGTCGGAGACGTACTTGTTGACCACCCCGACCGCGCGCATGGCCTCGCCGATGGCGGCCTTGAGCCGGTGCCGCTCGAGCAGGTCGCCCACGGTCGCGAACGCGGCCTCGGCCACCGCGAGCACCTCCTCGTCCTGCGGCTCCAGCGGCCCGGCGGCCGGGATCTCGCCGAAGTTCTTGGCGATCAGCGTGGCGGTGCGGTTGACCAGGTTGCCCCAGCCGGCGACCAGCTCGTCGTTGGTGCGGCGCACGAACTCGGCCCAGGTGAAGTCGGAGTCCTGGTTCTCGGGACCGGCCGAGGCCACGAAGAAGCGGAACGCGTCGGGCTGGTAGCGGCTGAGCAGGTCGCGCACGTAGATGACGACCTTCTTGGAGGAGGAGAACTTGCGCCCCTCCATGGTCAGGAACTCCGAGCTGACCACCTCGGTCGGCAGGTTGAGCTCGCCGTAGGCGTGGGTGCTGCCCCCGTGGTCGCCCTTGCCCGAGTAGGCCAGCAGCTCGGCCGGCCAGATCTGGGAGTGGAAGGTGATGTTGTCCTTGCCCATGAAGTAGTAGGACAGGGCCTCGGGGTCGTTCCACCACTGGCGCCACGCCTCGGGGTCGCCGCTGCGCCGGGCCCACTCGATGGAGGCCGAGAGGTAGCCGATGACCGCGTCGAACCAGACGTAGAGCTTCTTCGTCGGCTGCTCGCGCCAGCCGTCGAGCGGGACCGCGATGCCCCAGTCGATGTCGCGGGTCATCGCCCGCGGCCGGATCTCCTTGAGGATGTTCTGGCTGAAGCGGATGACGTTGGGCCGCCACAGACCGGTCGCCTCGCGCTCGTCGAGCCACTCCCCCAGTGCCTCGGCCAGCGCGGGCAGGTCGAGGAAGAAGTGCTGGGTCTCGATGAACTCGGGCGTCTCGCCGTTGATCTTCGAGACCGGGTCGACGAGGTCGGCGGGGTCGAGCTGGTTGCCGCAGGTGTCGCACTGGTCGCCGCGGGCGCCGCCGGCGCCGCAGATCGGGCAGGTGCCCTCGATGTAGCGGTCGGGCAGGGTGCGCCCCGTCGACGGCGAGATCGCGCCGTGGGTGGTCTGCTCGACGAAGTAGCCGTTGGCGTGCACGCCGAGGAAGAGCTCCTGCACCACCGCGTGGTGGTTGGGCGTGGTGGTGCGCGTGTAGAGGTCGTAGGTGCAGCCCAGCGCGGCGAGGTCCTCGGCGATGATCCGGTGGTTCTTGTCGGCGAGCTCCTGGGGGGTGACCCCGGCCTCGTCGGCGGCGATCAGGATGGGCGTGCCGTGCTCGTCGGAGCCCGAGACCATCAGCACGTCGTGGCCCGCCATGCGCATGTAGCGGCTGAAGACGTCGGAGGGCACCCCGAAGCCGGCGACGTGGCCGATGTGGCGCGGACCGTTGGCGTAGGGCCAGGCGACTGCCGACAGGACTCTGCTCATGGGGGAATCCTAGGAGTGCGCGGCGCGCGGCCCGTCGGCGGCGTGCCCGCACGTGGCTACCGTGGAGACCATGACCACGCTGCTGGCCGAGGACCTGCTGCTCCTGCTGCTCGACGACGAGTCGGGCGCGCTGGACGCGACCACGGACCCCGCGCCCGCGCTGGGCGGCGCGCTGCTGCTCGAGCTGGCCCTCGACGACGCCGTCGAGGTCCACGCGCGACGCTGGGCCGGCGACGTCGTGCGGCCCACCGCGCAGGGGGCCGGCCCCGCGGGCACCCAGCCCCGCGACCCGCTGCTGGAGGCCGCGCTGGTCACGGTGGCCGAGAAGGAGCGCACCCCGCAGGACCTGGTGCAGCGGCTCGGCAAGGGGGTCAAGGAGCAGCTGGTCGAGCGGCTGGTCGGACGGGGCGTGCTCGAGGTGCGCCGCGACAAGGTGCTGGGGCTCTTCCCCCGCACCCGCTGGCCGGCGCGCGACAGCTCCCACGAGGACGCCGTACGCCGCTCGCTCACCGCGGTCCTCGTGGGCGGCGCCGAGCCCGACCCGCGCACCGCCGCGCTGGTCGCGCTCCTGCACGCGACCGGCCGGGCCCACAAGGTCGTCGACCACCAGGGGATCCGCGCGGGGCAGGTCAGGCGCCGGGCCAAGGAGGTCGCCGAGGGGGCCTGGGCGGCCGAGGCCGTGCGCAGGGCGGTCAGCGCCGCGACCGCCGCGGTCGTCACCTCGATCGCGGTCGGGGCGGCCATCTCGTCAGGAGGCTGACCCGCCCGGGGCCGGGCGGGTCGCCGGCCGAGCACCAGCCGGGCTCAGCCGGGCTCAGCCGGTCCCGCCGTACCTCTTGGCGCGCTTGCGGGTGCGCCTGCGGATCGCGGGCAGCTTCTTGTAGAGCGACTGCCCCGGGCAGGCGGTGTCGTTGGTGTCGCGGTGGCCGTCGATGACGCGCAGCCGGACCCAGCCCTTGGGGTGCTTGTCGCTGCCGGTGGAGTAGACTCGGACCCTGCCCGAGGGCCGGCGCCCGTACTTGTCGAGCTTCCAGGCCGCCAGCTTGACCACGGCCGTGACCGCCTTGCCGCTGACCCCGCTGGTCTCGAAGTTGCCGATGACCGCCACGCCCACCGACGTGTTGTTGAAGCCCAGCGTGTG from Nocardioides salarius harbors:
- a CDS encoding DUF2568 domain-containing protein, coding for MVWSVLTLLFLVELLAWAAYGVLGWALSPGWLWVWLLPLLVVSLWAATASPRARWRGAVLTPVVKLLAFTGAVLALVGTGHPVAGGVLGVLATAVHLAARRPDVRARLEQISTPDGVRD
- the metG gene encoding methionine--tRNA ligase — translated: MSRVLSAVAWPYANGPRHIGHVAGFGVPSDVFSRYMRMAGHDVLMVSGSDEHGTPILIAADEAGVTPQELADKNHRIIAEDLAALGCTYDLYTRTTTPNHHAVVQELFLGVHANGYFVEQTTHGAISPSTGRTLPDRYIEGTCPICGAGGARGDQCDTCGNQLDPADLVDPVSKINGETPEFIETQHFFLDLPALAEALGEWLDEREATGLWRPNVIRFSQNILKEIRPRAMTRDIDWGIAVPLDGWREQPTKKLYVWFDAVIGYLSASIEWARRSGDPEAWRQWWNDPEALSYYFMGKDNITFHSQIWPAELLAYSGKGDHGGSTHAYGELNLPTEVVSSEFLTMEGRKFSSSKKVVIYVRDLLSRYQPDAFRFFVASAGPENQDSDFTWAEFVRRTNDELVAGWGNLVNRTATLIAKNFGEIPAAGPLEPQDEEVLAVAEAAFATVGDLLERHRLKAAIGEAMRAVGVVNKYVSDSEPWKLKGEDQRERLATILHVVAQCVADLNLVLAPFLPFSANAVDRALGGAGEVAPMPRIEEVEDLDGGPGYPVITGDYTTAPSWQRHPIVVGTPVDKPTPVFTKLDPAVAEEEVARLAEA
- a CDS encoding GOLPH3/VPS74 family protein — its product is MTTLLAEDLLLLLLDDESGALDATTDPAPALGGALLLELALDDAVEVHARRWAGDVVRPTAQGAGPAGTQPRDPLLEAALVTVAEKERTPQDLVQRLGKGVKEQLVERLVGRGVLEVRRDKVLGLFPRTRWPARDSSHEDAVRRSLTAVLVGGAEPDPRTAALVALLHATGRAHKVVDHQGIRAGQVRRRAKEVAEGAWAAEAVRRAVSAATAAVVTSIAVGAAISSGG